A single Caretta caretta isolate rCarCar2 chromosome 2, rCarCar1.hap1, whole genome shotgun sequence DNA region contains:
- the LOC125631226 gene encoding myb/SANT-like DNA-binding domain-containing protein 7, giving the protein MQSSSAQVTMMESQNRKRAPAWTEQEVRDLIAVWGEESMLSELCSSFRNAKTFVKISQGMKDRGHNRDPKQCRVKLKELRQAYQKTREANGRSGSEPQTCCFYDELHAILGGSATTTPAVLFDSFNGDGGNTEAGFGDEEDDDEEEVVDSSQQASGETGFPDSQELFLTLDLEPVPPRTHPRLPPGPSRRRRDLCCMCFNDHRIFSFPEASEA; this is encoded by the coding sequence atgcagagctcatcagcacaggtgaccatgatggagtcccagaatcgcaaaagagctccagcatggaccgaacaggaggtacgggatctgatcgctgtttggggagaggaatccatgctatcagaactctgttccagttttcgaaatgccaaaacctttgtcaaaatctcccagggcatgaaggacagaggccataacagggacccgaagcagtgccgcgtgaaactgaaggagctgaggcaagcctaccagaaaaccagagaggcgaacggccgctccgggtcagagccccaaacatgctgcttctatgatgagctgcatgccattttagggggttcagccaccactaccccagccgtgttgtttgactccttcaatggagatggaggcaatacggaagcaggttttggggacgaagaagatgatgatgaggaggaggttgtagatagctcacagcaagcaagcggagaaaccggttttcccgacagccaggaactgtttctcaccctggacctggagccagtacccccccgaacccacccaaggctgcctcctggacccagcaggcggagaagggacctctg